One Flexistipes sp. DNA segment encodes these proteins:
- a CDS encoding lysophospholipid acyltransferase family protein, protein MQKIDSDIYQTMNAKQAFTAKIFPTAYFYGRLVKLVFKASRKAKKRTYDDNEWINSSCDFLNILESSGVKIYIEGIDNFRFIKEPVLFIGNHMSTLETFLLPSIIAPYKKLTYVVKKSLVDYPVFKHVMKSRNPVVVSRSNPREDFKIVMKEGKDRIENEYSIVVFPQTTRSAVFDVNHFNSIGAKLALRTNTTIVPVALKTDTWANGKKYKDFGRFYPEKDVLISFGKPLEPSSENKNYIHEQVADYVVGKLKEWNVKVVE, encoded by the coding sequence ATGCAGAAAATCGATTCAGATATTTACCAAACGATGAATGCCAAACAGGCTTTTACAGCCAAAATATTTCCCACGGCTTATTTCTATGGAAGGCTTGTGAAACTCGTTTTCAAGGCGTCCAGAAAAGCAAAAAAAAGGACTTATGATGATAACGAATGGATTAACAGCAGTTGTGATTTTCTTAACATACTGGAAAGCTCAGGAGTCAAAATATATATTGAGGGTATAGATAATTTTAGATTTATAAAGGAACCCGTTCTTTTTATCGGTAATCATATGAGTACACTGGAAACGTTCCTTCTGCCCTCCATAATTGCCCCTTATAAAAAACTCACATACGTTGTAAAAAAGAGTCTGGTGGATTATCCTGTTTTTAAACACGTAATGAAGAGCCGAAATCCTGTTGTTGTAAGCAGAAGTAATCCGAGAGAAGATTTTAAAATTGTTATGAAAGAAGGCAAAGACAGAATCGAAAATGAATATTCCATAGTGGTTTTTCCGCAAACGACCAGATCGGCGGTCTTTGATGTTAACCACTTTAATAGCATAGGTGCCAAACTGGCTTTACGAACCAACACGACAATCGTGCCTGTAGCATTGAAAACCGATACCTGGGCTAACGGAAAAAAATATAAGGACTTCGGCAGATTTTATCCCGAAAAGGATGTTTTAATTTCTTTCGGCAAACCTTTAGAACCCTCTTCTGAAAACAAAAATTATATTCATGAGCAAGTTGCTGATTATGTTGTTGGCAAACTTAAAGAGTGGAATGTGAAGGTTGTTGAATAA
- a CDS encoding RrF2 family transcriptional regulator — protein MKITRAGDYALRVLGYMASEQNKGKVFMRNELSRICGVPDSFLGKILQALARENILESERGKKGGFKISKSPDEVSLYDIIKAVEGDVMINECLLDKEFCDSSFNCNIQTILGSIRENLVKDMQKYTLQDLAAKEN, from the coding sequence ATGAAAATTACAAGAGCTGGCGATTATGCACTTAGAGTGCTGGGTTATATGGCTTCTGAACAAAACAAAGGTAAGGTTTTTATGAGAAATGAACTTTCCCGGATATGCGGAGTACCCGACAGTTTTCTGGGCAAAATCCTTCAGGCTCTTGCAAGAGAAAATATATTGGAGTCTGAAAGGGGGAAAAAAGGGGGTTTTAAAATCAGCAAATCTCCTGATGAAGTGAGTCTTTATGACATTATAAAAGCTGTGGAGGGGGATGTAATGATAAATGAATGTCTTCTGGACAAAGAATTTTGTGATTCCTCTTTTAACTGCAACATACAGACTATCCTTGGGAGCATAAGGGAAAATTTGGTTAAAGACATGCAGAAATATACTCTGCAGGATTTGGCTGCAAAAGAGAATTAG